In Debaryomyces hansenii CBS767 chromosome B complete sequence, one genomic interval encodes:
- a CDS encoding DEHA2B15004p (weakly similar to CA3519|IPF6787 Candida albicans IPF6787 of unknown function) encodes MTEVSPSSKKVDDFLSSISELSQERLREDQKRQRDLQRNIDALRSRSNSSSPVKSSSYQSSMPRSSSRGHDDIPSLKFNRSLRSNNENFSTNMKDLDEDKPPEMPQRPDSARRQYRSSRGDAFNETPPPMPRRPAYESEESPPPMPLRRDIKKFGPPKPSKPSGMSSKFDIELINPIPMKTKPELLSKRDDIKVQHIPKSPLTEGQKYRSFTELENDIRKGSDVGGKTKDMVDDLFAVNSISNTKPLKPIKSYKLSTKPNSKDKVEGTPNVVPKPTYLNALSATKNQSEPSSIQSSISSAKQRYIPEHNNPNDVSIIKSSSPQREKKQNSWIDSAIKKNDTPESPVKAANRVKDSPTKHVKSSEPEYLSSLARKKSPDTHNSDSKTPPKPPKPSLETYTKAENELLKSQMQKLSSSKNKSAPPKPVKPSISKYEEQDTEVLKLQMQKLSHGKNAPPKPSKPSPKKYQEEDNAILLSQMKKLGRNSNSSITRGSTQQTNPEGLAALAKLKPVKTVPSPKSASSNSIPEPIKKLEHIKTSDKSVKKSPSPERAVAAKTSSSSDLSDSKSSSKGTHSFQDQLSSIIRASTVPNVRASKPAANIPRANTLPLHENTAGAAQSKLTHPNKGRSKGPKRRLPKKIAKNPSTADNAGSASAHANANSNHSTTQIIDFKHKKVPPPVNKASKQKALDNLKPSRNFSGELFI; translated from the coding sequence ATGACGGAAGTATCTCCATCTTCAAAGAAAGTGGATGATTTCTTATCTAGTATATCCGAATTGTCCCAAGAAAGATTGAGGGAGGACCAGAAAAGACAGAGAGACTTACAAAGGAATATTGATGCTTTGAGACTGAGACTGAACAGTTCGTCTCCTGTTAAAAGTTCGTCGTACCAGTCGCTGATGCCGCGTAGTTCAAGCAGAGGCCATGATGATATTCCTCTGTTGAAGTTCAACAGGAGTCTTAGGCTGAATAAtgagaatttttcaacgaaTATGAAGGACCTTGACGAAGATAAACCACCTGAAATGCCTCAGAGACCAGATAGTGCCAGAAGACAATACAGGAGTTCGAGAGGAGATGCATTCAACGAGACGCCACCTCCAATGCCAAGAAGACCAGCTTATGAAAGCGAAGAATCACCTCCTCCTATGCCTCTCCGGAGGGACATAAAGAAATTCGGACCACCCAAACCTTCGAAACCTTCTGGAATGTCATCCAAgtttgatattgaattaataaatccCATTCCAATGAAAACAAAACCAGAGCTACTTTCTAAAAGGGATGATATTAAAGTACAACACATTCCTAAATCTCCTTTGACCGAAGGACAAAAATATAGATCGTTTActgaattagaaaatgacATTAGAAAAGGTTCCGATGTAGGGGGAAAAACGAAGGATATGGTGGACGATTTATTTGCTGTGAATTCGATATCCAATACAAAGCCTCTTAAACCTATAAAATCTTACAAGCTTTCTACGAAGCCAAATTCTAAAGACAAGGTCGAAGGAACGCCTAATGTAGTACCAAAGCCGACATATCTTAACGCATTATCAGCCACGAAAAACCAATCAGAACCATCTCTGATTCAATCATCTATATCCAGTGCAAAACAGAGATATATTCCAGAACATAATAATCCGAACGATGTCTCTATAATCAAATCGTCATCTCCTCAACGGGAGAAGAAGCAGAACTCGTGGATTGACAGTGCCataaaaaagaatgatACACCTGAATCGCCGGTGAAAGCGGCCAATAGGGTAAAGGATTCGCCCACTAAACATGTCAAGTCATCAGAACCGGAATATTTATCCCTGCTAGCAAGGAAAAAATCGCCGGATACTCACAATTCAGACTCTAAAACACCGCCAAAGCCTCCTAAACCATCACTTGAAACGTATACCAAGGCAGagaatgaattattgaaatcacAAATGCAAAAATTATCCTCATCCAAGAATAAGTCTGCGCCTCCCAAGCCAGTCAAACCATCTATTTCAAAATACGAAGAGCAGGATACAGAAGTCTTGAAGTTGCAAATGCAGAAGCTTTCTCATGGCAAAAATGCCCCTCCAAAACCATCGAAACCCTCGCCTAAGAAGTACCAGGAAGAGGACAATGCAATTCTTCTCTCGcaaatgaagaagttgGGCAGAAACTCCAACTCATCCATTACCCGTGGTTCTACACAACAGACAAACCCAGAGGGTTTGGCCGCATTGGCTAAATTGAAGCCCGTAAAAACTGTTCCTCTGCCAAAATCCGCCTCATCTAACTCCATACCCGAGCCGATAAAGAAGCTAGAACATATCAAAACTTCTGACAAGTCCGTCAAAAAATCACCTTCTCCGGAAAGAGCTGTTGCTGCGAAAACGTCCTCATCCTCCGACTTGAGCGATAGCAAATCTTCCTCTAAAGGCACGCATTCGTTCCAAGATCAACTATCATCAATTATACGAGCCAGCACTGTACCGAATGTTCGTGCATCGAAGCCCGCAGCCAACATTCCTCGAGCCAATACGCTACCCCTACATGAAAACACTGCTGGTGCTGCGCAATCCAAGCTTACACACCCTAACAAGGGTCGTTCAAAAGGTCCAAAGAGAAGACTACCTAAAAAAATTGCTAAAAACCCTTCTACAGCTGATAATGCTGGCAGTGCAAGTGCACATGCAAatgcaaattcaaatcataGTACCACCCAAATAATCGACTTTAAACATAAAAAAGTTCCACCTCCAGTCAATAAGGCTTCAAAGCAGAAGGCATTGGACAATTTAAAGCCAAGCCGGAATTTTAGTGGAGAGTTATTCATTTAG
- a CDS encoding DEHA2B15026p (similar to CA3778|IPF10431 Candida albicans IPF10431 of unknown function) yields MAQANKKIKFVSLISRKDVPLYIQSFDIGPMDSENPQNANKYLKYNFLSHMALDIFASPSSTSLREQQQDMEENGGAILLFIQDDITVYGYETNTGLKIIVGLGMSQAVPEDKRDDNKSSPTPESKDSAQESTKESAKTPSSTKKPMKLKDLFSQLHKSYIHIICNPFTNLSGSLADNETILQSAKFDKSISKIVDSWNGI; encoded by the coding sequence ATGGCACAAgcaaacaagaaaataaagttCGTGTCGTTGATATCACGAAAGGATGTACCATTGTATATTCAATCGTTTGATATTGGACCAATGGATTCAGAAAATCCCCAAAATGCCAACAAATACCTTAAATACAACTTCTTATCACATATGGCTTTGGACATATTTGCATCTCCGTCTTCTACCAGTCTACGTGAACAACAGCAGGATATGGAGGAAAATGGAGGGGCAattcttttgtttattCAGGATGATATAACTGTGTATGGATACGAAACCAATACCGGGTTGAAAATAATAGTTGGTCTAGGAATGAGCCAAGCAGTACCCGAAGACAAACGAGATGACAATAAAAGCTCACCAACTCCCGAATCGAAGGACTCCGCTCAAGAATCCACTAAAGAATCTGCTAAGACTCCGCTGTCTACAAAAAAAccaatgaaattgaaggatttaTTTTCCCAATTACACAAGTCCTATATACATATAATTTGTAATCCCTTCACTAATTTGTCAGGTAGTTTGGCCGATAACGAGACTATATTGCAGTCGGCGAAGTTTGACAAAAGCATAAGCAAAATCGTGGATAGCTGGAATGGTATATAA
- a CDS encoding DEHA2B14982p (highly similar to CA3520|IPF6785 Candida albicans IPF6785 of unknown function): protein MEAVTEHFNQLRSQLPSNFEEVQSCISQLKEKIPTSYDDIEPYVNALKNVSTDDIVSDFSNLKVTPITVSLSITAFTTLFILGRILGSSGQQGRSKSSKKNQKKRSKKKLTKAQKANEDIQSILDFVEETYVPEIDEYLENYKTLKEDDLEYKYNYFEEMLLKQLMKLDGIDVVGNDILRDNRKKVIKFIQDHQRRLDAFKKEVNM from the coding sequence ATGGAAGCAGTTACAGAACATTTTAATCAGTTGAGATCTCAACTACCAAGCAATTTTGAAGAGGTGCAATCATGCATCAGCCAGTTGAAGGAAAAGATTCCAACCAGCTACGATGATATTGAACCTTATGTCAATGCGTTGAAAAATGTATCCACGGACGATATAGTAAGTGATTTTAGTAATTTAAAGGTGACCCCTATCACAGTATCTTTGTCGATAACTGCTTTCACCAcgttatttattttagGACGTATTTTGGGTTCAAGTGGCCAGCAAGGCAGGAGCAAATCGAGTAAGAAGAACCAAAAGAAGCGTTctaagaagaagttgacTAAGGCACAAAAAGCCAACGAGGATATACAATCCATTTTAGACTTTGTCGAGGAGACTTATGTTCCGGAAATTGACGAATACTTGGAGAATTACAAGACATTGAAGGAAGATGATTTGGAATACAAGTACAACTATTTCGAAGAAATGTTGTTGAAGCAGTTAATGAAATTGGATGGTATCGATGTTGTTGGAAACGATATTTTGAGGGATAATAGAAAGAAGGTTATAAAGTTCATTCAAGACCATCAGAGAAGATTAGATGCATTCAAAAAAGAAGTTAATATGTAG
- a CDS encoding DEHA2B14960p (similar to uniprot|Q10740 Saccharomyces cerevisiae YNL045W Leucyl aminopeptidase) encodes MTLEYINKKRPSVSPELDPCSNSNYKDFQVSNTELDISVSFDKKIVSGQVTYKLTAKTPNTTSIVLDTSYLKIIKIRINGLPSDNYELVKRKEPFGSPLKISLPTTINKEFELNIEFSTTDKCTALQFIEKEATDGQTAPYLFSQCQAIHARSLFPCFDTPGIKSPYNMKVKSPYACLMSGRPKETNEEGVYCFHQPIPIPSYLVALASGDLASAPIGPRSTVYSERVGLSDCQWEFEKDMENFIQVAEGLIFKYEWLKFDALILPSSFPYGGMENPNITFATPTLISKDRSQVKVMAHELAHSWSGNLVTNCSWEHFWLNEGWTVYLERRIIGGIAAAEAKSLGEKEAAQYGEKRRHFSAIVGWNSLVDSVKTLDPKYTSLVWNLKEGSDPDDAFSRIPYEKGFNFLFYIEQQVGGIKEFDPFIPYYFKKFRYESLDTYQFIDVLYEFFEPRGKAAKLDAIDWKGWIFGEGLPPNIPQFDPSLADECYRLVDKWVDFAKSNSTDISGFNESRDIGNFEPDQHKLFLESLTEKFGAYSVSEQIIRKLPSIYPFYAASTNGEIKSSWNELLIRFGNYNTTDQIVQDFAMWLGTVGRMKFVRPGYKLLQAYVSKEFAISTFTKFESSYHPICKTMVKKDLSLI; translated from the coding sequence ATGACTTTAGAATATATTAACAAGAAAAGGCCTTCGGTAAGCCCTGAATTGGATCCTTGttcgaattcaaattataagGATTTTCAAGTGCTGAACACTGAACTAGATATCAGTGTATCGTTTGATAAAAAGATAGTCCTGGGACAAGTTACTTATAAGTTAACTGCCAAAACACCTAATACAACAAGCATTGTGTTGGATACCTCATACTTAAAGATAATTAAAATTCGAATAAATGGTTTACCAAGTGATAATTACGAGCTTGTAAAAAGGAAAGAGCCATTTGGATCACCATTGAAGATTTCATTACCAACTACAATTAACAAAGAATTCGAGTTGAACATTGAGTTCTCCACTACAGATAAATGTACAGCATTAcaattcattgaaaaagaagcGACAGATGGCCAAACCGCTCCATATTTGTTTTCCCAATGTCAAGCGATTCATGCCAGAAGCTTATTCCCGTGTTTTGATACCCCAGGAATAAAAAGTCCTTACAATATGAAAGTTAAGTCTCCATATGCATGTCTAATGTCTGGTAGACCAAAGGAAACCAATGAGGAAGGAGTGTATTGTTTTCATCAACCTATTCCAATTCCGTCGTATTTGGTGGCATTAGCATCTGGGGATTTGGCATCTGCTCCAATAGGGCCAAGATCAACAGTTTATTCAGAAAGAGTAGGATTAAGTGATTGTCAATGGGAATTCGAAAAGGACATGGAGAATTTCATACAAGTAGCTGAAGGTTTAATATTCAAGTACGAATGGTTGAAGTTTGATGCATTGATTTTACCTCTGAGCTTCCCATATGGTGGAATGGAGAATCCAAATATTACTTTTGCTACACCAACATTAATCAGCAAAGACAGGTCACAAGTTAAGGTTATGGCGCATGAATTAGCCCATTCTTGGCTGGGGAATTTGGTTACGAATTGTTCTTGGGAACATTTCTGGTTAAATGAAGGGTGGACAGTTTAtttagaaagaagaataattgGAGGAATAGCTGCAGCAGAAGCTAAATCATTGGGTGAAAAAGAGGCGGCCCAATATGGGGAAAAAAGGAGACACTTTTCTGCTATTGTTGGTTGGAATTCGTTGGTTGATTCTGTTAAAACTTTAGACCCGAAATATACGTCTCTAGTTTGGAATCTCAAGGAAGGATCAGATCCAGATGATGCATTCTCTCGTATTCCATACGAAAAAGgtttcaatttcttattCTACATTGAACAACAAGTCGGCGGtatcaaagaatttgatcCATTCATACCTTACtacttcaagaaatttcGTTATGAATCGTTAGATACATATCAATTCATAGATGTATTATATGAGTTCTTTGAACCTCGTGGAAAGGCAGCAAAGTTAGATGCCATTGATTGGAAGGGTTGGATATTTGGCGAAGGATTGCCGCCTAATATTCCTCAATTTGATCCCAGCTTAGCTGACGAATGTTATAGATTAGTTGATAAATGGGTCGATTTTGCGAAATCTAATTCAACAGACATTTCTggatttaatgaatcaagAGATATTGGAAATTTCGAACCTGATCAACATAAGCTTTTCCTTGAATCATTAACAGAAAAATTCGGGGCATACTCCGTTTCCGAGCAGATTATCAGGAAGTTACCATCAATTTATCCTTTCTATGCGGCAAGCACTAATGGAGAGATAAAATCAAGCTGGAATGAATTACTTATTAGATTTGGAAACTATAACACTACGGATCAAATAGTCCAGGATTTTGCAATGTGGCTAGGAACGGTTGGTAGAATGAAATTTGTGAGGCCTGGTTACAAATTATTGCAAGCCTATGTTAGCAAAGAATTTGCCATTAGCACGTTCACAAAATTCGAGAGCAGCTATCATCCCATTTGCAAGACCATGGTCAAGAAGGATTTGAGTCTAATTTAG